In the Mytilus trossulus isolate FHL-02 chromosome 1, PNRI_Mtr1.1.1.hap1, whole genome shotgun sequence genome, one interval contains:
- the LOC134728218 gene encoding large ribosomal subunit protein uL2m-like isoform X2 → MNVLGRNLLAKLCQQFKESFSVVERCAFHTTAAIKTQHTKGPYRYVPILIPVEEVGHNPLKGLKCHRTGGRGPDGRIWNHRRAGGKFDRKLRIVDNMRTDFGGETIVEKVIYIRYDPLRSAKIAAVAGGSRKRFIVATENMQPGDIITTSCDVKEESGVKLKEGDSRPLAVIPSNTMVHNIELQVGKGGIIARAAGSYARVSKQLLNECVLKMPSGKEIVVSNKCMASVGQVSNADHNTIDIGSPNKLRWLGIRPRSGFYVAPQDAQKNNKKNKFLRKKKSYLISQEPEQYVRFTY, encoded by the exons ATGAATGTACTTGGCAGAAACCTGCTAGCAAAACTTTGTCAGCAATTTAAGGAATCTTTCTCTGTAGTCGAAAG ATGTGCATTTCATACCACAGCTGCCATtaaaacacaacatacaaaaGGACCATACAGATATGTTCCTATTCTGATTCCAGTAGAAGAGGTAGGACATAATCCTTTGAAAGGTTTGAAATGTCATAGAACTGGAGGAAGAGGACCGGATG GTAGAATATGGAATCACAGAAGAGCTGGTGGAAAATTTGACCGCAAATTGCGAATAGTAGATAACATGAGGACTGACTTTGGAGGTGAAACTATAGTGGAGAAAGTTATATATATCAGATATGACCCTCTTCGGTCAGCAAAGATTGCTGCAGTAGCTGGGGGATCCAGGAAACGTTTTATTGTAGCAACAGAGAACATGCAACCAGGTGACATCATCACTACATCTTGTGACGTAAAAGAAGAATCGG gTGTCAAACTAAAGGAAGGTGATTCCCGTCCACTTGCAGTTATACCATCCAATACAATGGTCCACAATATCGAATTACAAGTTGGAAAAGGAGGCATTATTGCTAGAGCTGCAGGCTCATATGCTCGTGTTTCCAAGCAACTTTTGAATGAATGTGTGCTAAAAATGCCTTCAGGAAAAGAAATTGTGGTCTCCAATAAATGTATGGCAAGTGTCGGCCAAGTATCTAATGCAGATCATAATACAATAGATATTGGGTCTCCAAATAAATTACGCTGGCTTGGAATTAGACCTAGAAGTGGCTTCTATGTTGCTCCACAGgatgcacaaaaaaataacaaaaagaataaatttcttaggaaaaaaaaatcataccttATATCACAAGAACCAGAACAATATGTTAGATTTACTtactaa
- the LOC134728218 gene encoding DNA excision repair protein ERCC-1-like isoform X1: MAEKRRFHIPSAAEIEDGKKNVAESFKPTSIFKTYREQKKNDPSDEIQNKKPKLPDVSIKKNSATAEVSSRQSSLGNLQTVKSSNSGSRSTTSIDQFVKPSDSRSTFIKPSTSKDNAPKINTFAKNLKKEDITPGNDSVAMTNLTEENAPKLAIPGKTSSLLVHQRQRGNPILKFVRNVPWEFGDIVPDYVMGQTTCALYLSLRYHQLNPNYIHDRLKQLGRSYELRVMLVQIDIKEPHHLLRELAKICILADCTLILAFSTEEAGRYLESYKVYENKPPDAIMEKTDQDFMAKMTDCLTNIKSVNKTDVATLISTFGSLKDIAEASQEDLSFCPGFGPQKAKRVHDLFKEPFLRANKNKDQK; this comes from the coding sequence ATGGCAGAAAAGAGAAGATTCCACATCCCATCTGCTGCTGAAATTGAAGACGGCAAGAAGAATGTTGCAGAAAGCTTCAAGCCAACAAGCATTTTCAAGACATACCGTgaacaaaaaaagaatgatCCTTCAGATGAGATTCAAAACAAGAAACCGAAACTACCTGATGTTTCAATTAAGAAAAATTCAGCAACTGCAGAAGTTTCGTCCCGTCAAAGTAGTCTTGGGAACCTTCAAACAGTCAAATCCTCAAACTCAGGTTCAAGATCTACAACTTCAATTGATCAATTTGTAAAACCTTCAGATTCAAGAAGTACTTTCATAAAACCATCCacatcaaaagacaatgccccAAAAATTAACACATTTGCCAAGAATTTGAAGAAAGAAGATATTACGCCAGGAAATGATTCAGTTGCTATGACAAATTTAACAGAAGAAAATGCCCCAAAACTTGCAATTCCAGGGAAAACAAGTTCACTCTTGGTTCACCAAAGGCAAAGGGGAAATCCAATTTTGAAGTTTGTACGCAATGTTCCTTGGGAATTTGGGGATATAGTTCCAGACTATGTCATGGGGCAGACAACTTGTGCTTTATATCTCAGCTTACGTTACCACCAGCTAAATCCAAACTATATACATGACAGATTAAAACAGCTTGGAAGAAGTTATGAGTTACGAGTGATGTTGGTACAAATTGATATTAAAGAGCCTCACCACTTGCTTAGAGAACTTgctaaaatatgtattttagcTGACTGTACACTCATTTTAGCTTTCTCAACGGAAGAAGCAGGGCGTTATTTGgaatcttataaagtatatgaaaaCAAACCTCCTGATGCCATCATGGAGAAAACAGATCAAGACTTTATGGCTAAAATGACAGATTGTTTGACTAATATCAAATCAGTGAACAAAACTGATGTGGCCACTCTTATTTccacatttggatctttgaaagACATAGCAGAAGCAAGTCAGGAAGACTTATCATTCTGTCCAGGTTTTGGACCACAGAAAGCAAAGAGAGTTCATGATTTGTTTAAAGAACCATTCCTACGAGCAAATAAGAATAAGGATCAGAAATGA
- the LOC134728228 gene encoding vacuolar fusion protein MON1 homolog A-like, which produces MDESEGKEAEQVPPLVRNPDSASASDQDDFVEPASEEIKSAVLVAADTFVDINYDDLVNEDYDSHPSGVIHAIVRSGSQDEHSSSEHNDTSTGEESSEDHNEIPKDISASLNDVALKESDPIEEIEEDEYGKGSKWQLEKKHIFILSSSGKPIYSRHGQEDKLVTIMGVLQALISFVSAAKDSMRSIVAGDHKFVFLVREHIYLVAVSKGLESVQQLVLQLSYIYNQILSVLTFTSLQKIFKQRRNYDLRRMLSGSEKFIDNLLNLMDHDPSFKLQAVRCLPLDSPVRDSIAQSIIQHARVKDLVFAIILANNQLVTLVRMKKYFLHPMDLHLIINLVNASESFKAAESWTPICLPKFDASGFLQAHISYLDESCQTCMLLLSVDRESFFILSECKKKIQERLIKYNGLQAISDSLMKTSYSCQQCGISDLRHFLYKSRSMAQYTSPELEAPYLSDEEQERLFGLYLYLHNRIHTSVRPLKILYHVGKHETLLGWVTQQFELYAVFGPLITKHTAIGAINKLLRWIKKEETRLFILNSATF; this is translated from the exons ATGGACGAGTCAGAGGGCAAAGAGGCGGAACAGGTGCCCCCTTTAGTTCGAAATCCAGACTCCGCTTCTGCTTCTGATCAAGACGATTTTGTAGAACCTGCATCTGAAGAAATAAAGAGCGCAGTTCTTGTGGCAGCAGATACCTTTGTGGATATAAATTACGACGATCTGGTCAACGAAGATTATGACAGCCATCCAAGTGGTGTCATTCACGCCATTGTTCGTTCTGGGTCTCAGGACGAACATAGTTCTTCAGAACACAATGACACATCTACTGGCGAGGAATCAAGTGAAGATCACAATGAG atTCCAAAAGATATATCTGCCTCTTTGAATGATGTGGCTTTGAAAGAGTCTGACCCTATAGAAGAAATTGAGGAAGATGAATATGGAAAAGGGTCCAAGTGGCAACTGGAAAAGAAGCATATATTTATACTTAGTAGTTCTGGAAAGCCTATTTACTCACg GCATGGTCAGGAAGATAAACTAGTGACAATTATGGGCGTTCTACAAGCTTTGATATCATTTGTGTCTGCCGCTAAAGACTCAATGCGTAGTATCGTTGCAGGAGACCATAAGTTTGTTTTCTTGGTTCGAGAACATATTTACCTTGTTGCTGTATCCAAAGGATTGGAATCAGTGCAACAGCTTGTACTACAactatcatatatatataatcaaattCTTAGTGTACTTACATTTACTTCATTgcaaaaaatctttaaacagaGAAGAAATTATGATTTGCGGAGAATGTTGAGTGGATCCGAAAAATTTATTGACAATCTATTGAATTTAATGGACCATGACCCTAGTTTTAAACTTCAAGCAGTACGATGTCTGCCATTAGATAGTCCCGTTAGAGATAGCATTGCTCAAAGTATAATTCAACATGCAAGAGTTAAG GACTTAGTTTTTGCAATTATTTTAGCAAACAATCAGTTGGTGACACTGGTacgaatgaaaaaatatttcttgcaTCCTATGGATCTTCATTTAATCATTAACCTTGTGAATGCATCAGAGTCTTTCAAAGCTGCTGAGTCTTGGACACCAATTTGTCTGCCAAAATTTGATGCAAG TGGTTTTCTTCAAGCACACATATCATATTTAGATGAAAGTTGCCAAACTTGTATGCTGTTGTTATCTGTTGATAGAGAGTCTTTCTTCATATTATCagaatgtaaaaagaaaatccaGGAG AGGCTTATTAAATACAATGGTTTACAAGCTATCAGTGATTCCCTTATGAAGACAAGTTATAGTTGTCAGCAATGTGGAATATCAGATTTAAGACATTTCTTATACAAGTCTCGCAGCATGGCACAGTATACAAGTCCAGAACTAGAGGCTCCATACTTATCTGACGAGGAACAAGAAAGACTGTTTGGTTTATACCTATATTTACACAATAGGATACATACGTCAGTTAGACCACTGAAAATACTTTATCATGTTGGTAAACATGAGACATTGTTAGGCTGG GTGACACAACAGTTTGAATTATATGCAGTGTTTGGGCCATTAATAACAAAGCACACTGCAATAGGAGCAATAAATAAACTACTTCGCTGGATAAAGAAGGAGGAAACACGACTTTTTATACTGAACTCAGCTACGTTTTAA